A region from the Algoriphagus machipongonensis genome encodes:
- a CDS encoding 3-keto-disaccharide hydrolase codes for MKNTKIAWVALIALAWSCGPKPAEEDSTEVEVVEEVVVPDNTLTEEEKATGWMLLFDGSDPSGWRAFNGDTFPEGWTIEDGALKALGKGGDIGGDIVFGPMEFEEFEMEWDWKISEGGNSGVLYHVVEDPKYHAPYETGPEYQVIDQLGFPEPLEKWQSIGADYAMTEPDYEGAVKPAGEWNHSKIIFSEEGSSYWLNGKKTVEFVPYSEEWTAARNSGKWNDFPDYAIAKTGLISLQDHGAVTWFKNIKIKKL; via the coding sequence ATGAAAAATACAAAAATAGCCTGGGTGGCTTTGATAGCCCTAGCTTGGTCTTGTGGACCAAAGCCTGCGGAAGAAGATTCTACAGAAGTAGAAGTTGTGGAAGAAGTAGTAGTTCCAGACAATACATTAACTGAGGAAGAAAAAGCCACGGGATGGATGTTGTTATTTGATGGGTCTGATCCATCAGGTTGGCGTGCATTTAATGGGGATACTTTCCCTGAAGGTTGGACCATAGAAGATGGAGCTTTGAAAGCTTTAGGAAAAGGTGGAGATATAGGAGGAGATATTGTTTTTGGACCTATGGAGTTTGAGGAATTTGAGATGGAGTGGGATTGGAAGATCTCAGAAGGAGGAAACAGTGGTGTCCTTTATCATGTGGTTGAGGATCCAAAATACCATGCCCCTTATGAGACTGGTCCAGAATATCAAGTGATCGATCAGTTAGGTTTTCCTGAGCCATTAGAGAAGTGGCAATCGATTGGAGCAGACTATGCTATGACAGAGCCAGATTACGAAGGTGCTGTTAAGCCAGCTGGAGAGTGGAATCATTCCAAAATCATCTTCTCTGAAGAAGGATCTAGCTATTGGTTGAATGGCAAAAAGACAGTTGAGTTTGTTCCTTACTCAGAAGAATGGACTGCTGCGCGTAATTCTGGTAAATGGAATGACTTTCCAGATTATGCAATAGCTAAAACTGGATTGATTTCACTTCAAGATCACGGAGCTGTGACTTGGTTTAAAAATATTAAAATTAAAAAACTATGA
- a CDS encoding 3-keto-disaccharide hydrolase, translated as MRKLLLVAVLFATVNFTFAQKKEKLFNGEDLTGWTIYGTEKWYVEDGLLISESGPDKGYGYLGTNEHYDDFEITLEFKQEANGNSGVFIRSTVDGTKVSGWQVEVAPPGHDTGGIYESYGRGWLIKPDPEKDKYLKFGKWNKMRIVVKGDNVTSYLNGHEMVNFTDAKIGEGKGGICLQIHDGGGIKVYWKNIVLKKL; from the coding sequence ATGAGAAAGCTATTGCTAGTAGCAGTATTATTTGCTACAGTGAATTTTACATTCGCACAGAAGAAGGAGAAACTTTTTAATGGAGAGGATCTGACTGGCTGGACAATTTATGGAACAGAGAAGTGGTATGTAGAGGATGGGTTGTTGATTTCAGAAAGTGGACCGGACAAAGGATATGGGTATTTAGGTACCAATGAGCATTATGATGATTTTGAAATTACTTTAGAGTTTAAGCAAGAGGCGAACGGCAACAGTGGTGTGTTTATTCGATCTACTGTTGATGGTACCAAAGTTTCTGGTTGGCAGGTAGAGGTAGCTCCTCCTGGACATGACACTGGAGGTATCTATGAATCTTACGGGAGAGGTTGGTTAATCAAGCCAGATCCAGAGAAGGATAAGTATTTAAAGTTCGGAAAATGGAATAAAATGAGAATTGTTGTCAAAGGCGATAATGTAACATCTTATCTTAATGGCCATGAAATGGTAAACTTCACAGATGCTAAAATCGGAGAAGGAAAAGGAGGTATTTGTCTTCAAATCCACGATGGTGGAGGTATCAAAGTTTATTGGAAGAACATTGTTTTGAAGAAGCTGTAA
- a CDS encoding dihydroorotase, with protein MSILFQGLKVISANEVQKPQDYVFHKGKLELASSDDLPSNLETIDCSQMLASKGWVDLRCGVGEPGLEYKETIDSLCQTLIGSGFTAAVILPNTEPVIQSKNDVDFLINRSKKYSVDLFAQGAVTKNTDGENLTEILDMHHQSGVKIFGDGTKPLSNGDRYMKILQYLQKFDGVLFDHAYDPLLSIFGQMHEGDNSTMLGMKGIPSLAEEVAIQRNIEILKYTGGKVHFQTISSAKAVSLIRQAKEEGLNVTCDVSIYQLLFTDNDLMDFDPNYKVKPPFRSELDKQALLEGVKDHTIDAIVSNHQPQDYDSKFMEFDLAAFGMIGLQTFLPAMVKLEKELGWPLLMEKVGGKPSEIIELQNDSWTIFNPNEEWLFNRKTNTSNSQNSPWFDQKLTGRVNYVIQKGELIKLDE; from the coding sequence ATGTCAATTCTCTTTCAAGGATTAAAGGTGATATCTGCCAATGAGGTTCAAAAACCTCAAGATTATGTTTTTCATAAAGGAAAATTAGAGTTAGCATCTTCAGATGATTTGCCATCAAATCTAGAAACTATTGATTGCTCCCAAATGCTTGCTTCTAAAGGTTGGGTCGATCTACGATGTGGGGTAGGAGAGCCAGGCCTTGAGTACAAAGAAACAATTGACTCTCTTTGCCAAACTTTAATTGGAAGTGGCTTTACCGCAGCTGTAATCCTTCCCAATACAGAGCCTGTCATCCAAAGTAAAAATGACGTTGACTTTTTAATCAATAGGTCTAAAAAATATTCTGTTGATCTTTTTGCTCAAGGGGCAGTGACGAAGAATACGGATGGAGAGAACCTAACAGAAATTTTGGACATGCACCATCAATCAGGTGTCAAGATTTTTGGAGACGGCACTAAGCCTCTTTCTAATGGAGATAGGTACATGAAAATCCTTCAATACCTTCAGAAATTCGATGGAGTTCTATTTGACCATGCTTATGACCCATTGCTCTCTATCTTTGGACAAATGCATGAAGGAGATAATTCTACTATGTTAGGAATGAAAGGTATTCCTAGCTTAGCGGAAGAGGTCGCCATTCAAAGAAATATTGAAATCTTAAAATACACGGGAGGGAAAGTTCATTTTCAAACCATCAGCTCTGCTAAGGCAGTTAGCCTGATCCGTCAGGCGAAAGAGGAAGGTTTGAATGTAACATGTGATGTCTCCATCTACCAATTGTTGTTTACAGATAATGACTTGATGGACTTTGATCCTAATTATAAAGTGAAGCCTCCTTTTAGAAGTGAATTAGACAAACAAGCCTTATTAGAGGGGGTGAAGGATCATACAATCGATGCGATTGTTTCTAATCATCAACCTCAAGATTATGACTCCAAATTCATGGAGTTTGATCTTGCTGCTTTTGGAATGATTGGTTTGCAGACCTTTCTTCCTGCTATGGTTAAACTAGAAAAGGAATTAGGTTGGCCATTGTTAATGGAAAAAGTAGGAGGGAAGCCTTCGGAGATTATAGAGTTACAGAATGACTCTTGGACGATTTTTAATCCTAATGAAGAATGGCTTTTTAACCGAAAGACAAATACTTCTAATTCACAAAATTCTCCATGGTTTGATCAAAAGTTAACTGGAAGAGTTAATTATGTTATTCAAAAGGGGGAATTAATTAAACTCGATGAATAA
- a CDS encoding DUF4199 domain-containing protein yields the protein MNKYFKSAYLFGVLGGVLGLVSFLVLSIFYEDPTTLNLVFGYVITPVSIYLALRYFKDYFNQGYLSFAEGMSVGFVTYMLLAIISFLGIYVVLAISPDFFELIKENKVQTLIDSRETIVSQVGEASFNATLDSVKEMVNSDVALNDAIWKIIPGLFFTIIISIILRKNPN from the coding sequence ATGAATAAGTATTTTAAGTCGGCCTACTTATTTGGAGTACTTGGCGGTGTTCTAGGGCTTGTTTCGTTTTTGGTTCTTTCTATATTTTATGAGGATCCTACCACGCTCAACCTTGTCTTCGGGTATGTTATAACTCCTGTATCCATATATTTGGCGTTACGATATTTTAAAGACTATTTTAATCAAGGCTACCTTTCTTTTGCAGAAGGAATGAGTGTTGGTTTTGTAACTTACATGCTCTTAGCAATTATTTCCTTTCTAGGGATCTATGTTGTTTTGGCGATCAGTCCTGATTTCTTTGAGCTAATAAAAGAAAATAAGGTTCAGACATTAATAGATAGTCGAGAAACCATTGTTTCTCAGGTGGGAGAAGCCTCATTTAATGCTACCTTAGATAGTGTTAAAGAAATGGTGAATTCTGATGTGGCCTTGAATGACGCAATTTGGAAAATCATTCCTGGACTGTTTTTTACTATTATTATTTCTATTATTTTGAGAAAAAACCCTAACTAA
- a CDS encoding DUF4199 domain-containing protein, with product MEEQQSPFKAAIQPGLTIGLVSLAITFIAYFIDATLLGSAWFGLIALVVFFVLIIYFGRQYRTEIGGFISFGAAFNFSFIAILISGIISLIGQVLLFHVIDPSLPGVLSDLAFENSLKMMESFGASADSLSPEQLEEMKASTSNQFTLSGQLMGFGIGIIIYAIIALILAAILKKRDKSLDY from the coding sequence ATGGAAGAGCAACAAAGTCCCTTTAAAGCCGCGATCCAACCAGGTTTAACAATCGGTTTGGTGTCCCTAGCGATTACTTTTATTGCATATTTTATTGATGCAACTCTCTTAGGCTCGGCTTGGTTTGGCCTTATTGCCTTGGTCGTTTTCTTTGTTTTGATTATTTATTTTGGGAGACAATACAGAACTGAAATAGGTGGCTTTATATCTTTCGGTGCTGCTTTCAACTTCAGTTTCATAGCTATATTGATCTCAGGTATTATCAGTTTAATAGGACAGGTCTTATTATTTCATGTCATAGATCCTTCTCTCCCTGGGGTTTTAAGTGATTTGGCATTTGAGAATAGTCTGAAGATGATGGAGAGTTTTGGGGCGTCTGCTGATTCGTTAAGTCCTGAACAACTTGAAGAAATGAAAGCCAGTACTTCAAATCAATTCACACTTAGTGGCCAATTGATGGGATTTGGTATTGGAATAATTATTTATGCGATTATTGCTCTAATTTTGGCAGCTATTCTTAAGAAAAGAGATAAATCTCTGGATTATTAA
- a CDS encoding glycosyltransferase family 2 protein, protein MLQISVVVPVFNEEESLAELTQWISRVMNDHGFSYEVIFINDGSTDASWEVINSLVATNPSVKGLNFTRNYGKSAALDAGFNKATGKVVITMDADLQDSPDEIPDLYSMVSEGGFDVVSGWKKKRHDPISKTIPSRFFNAVTRWISGIKLHDFNCGLKAYSNKVVKNIQIYGEMHRYIPLLAKWNGFTKIGEKIVSHQSRKYGYSKFGIERFLNGFLDLISVSFVHRYKKKPMHFFGLLGTLSFFSGFIITCWLIFQKVYGIKMGLPVREITDQPLFFLALVALIIGVQLFVTGFIAELMTSNQSKEAEYKVDEELNFNY, encoded by the coding sequence ATGCTTCAAATTTCCGTAGTAGTTCCCGTTTTTAACGAAGAGGAATCATTAGCTGAATTAACTCAATGGATTAGCCGTGTCATGAATGACCACGGCTTTTCTTATGAGGTAATATTTATCAATGATGGGAGTACCGATGCTTCATGGGAAGTAATTAATTCCTTGGTGGCAACAAATCCCTCAGTTAAAGGGCTGAATTTTACGAGAAATTATGGGAAGTCAGCTGCTTTGGATGCTGGCTTTAATAAAGCAACTGGTAAAGTAGTGATTACCATGGATGCTGATCTTCAGGATAGTCCTGATGAGATTCCAGATTTATATAGCATGGTCAGTGAAGGTGGCTTTGATGTAGTTTCAGGTTGGAAGAAAAAACGACATGATCCAATCAGTAAAACTATCCCCTCCCGATTTTTTAACGCTGTGACAAGATGGATATCAGGGATCAAACTCCATGACTTTAATTGTGGGCTAAAAGCTTATAGCAATAAGGTGGTCAAGAATATTCAGATTTATGGAGAAATGCATCGTTACATTCCTCTTTTGGCCAAATGGAATGGTTTTACCAAAATTGGTGAAAAGATCGTTTCTCATCAATCTCGAAAATATGGGTATTCCAAATTCGGGATAGAACGCTTTTTAAATGGATTTCTTGATCTGATTTCCGTTTCATTTGTGCATCGGTATAAAAAGAAGCCTATGCATTTTTTTGGCCTGTTAGGTACGCTTTCTTTTTTCTCAGGCTTTATCATTACTTGCTGGTTGATATTCCAAAAGGTCTATGGAATAAAAATGGGGCTACCTGTTCGTGAGATTACAGATCAGCCCTTATTCTTTTTAGCTTTGGTGGCTTTAATCATCGGTGTTCAGCTTTTTGTAACAGGCTTTATTGCAGAATTAATGACGTCCAATCAATCCAAGGAGGCTGAGTATAAAGTAGACGAGGAGCTTAATTTCAATTATTAA
- a CDS encoding glycosyltransferase: MFFSVIIPVFNRPEELAELLRSLSQQSFRDFEVLVMEDGSTIDSQSIIEQFNENLTLSYIYQDNQGQGFARNDGMKHAKGEFFVILDSDVILPNNYLELLKKAVSERNLDAFGGPDASNSDFSILQKAMDFAMTSFWTTGGIRGKLKDPSKYQARGFNMGVSRKVFQIIGGFLDPNQGEDIEYSIRIKKAGFKLELVEEAFVYHKRKNTLSSFTKQGFSFGRNRVNVSRFHSDAIKAVHFLPTMFLLFCISCIATYFLFSPIFYLQMLILLFWAAAIIIQSSLRYKSIIVGGLSLVTSVMQLCSYGSGLVYELFRKQVYG, encoded by the coding sequence ATGTTCTTTTCGGTTATAATACCGGTCTTTAATCGCCCAGAGGAATTAGCTGAATTACTAAGGAGTCTGAGTCAACAATCATTTAGGGATTTTGAAGTTTTAGTGATGGAGGATGGTTCTACCATTGATTCTCAATCTATCATTGAGCAGTTTAATGAAAATCTGACCCTCTCTTATATTTATCAGGATAATCAAGGGCAAGGATTTGCCAGGAATGACGGGATGAAGCACGCTAAAGGGGAGTTCTTTGTGATCTTGGACTCTGATGTCATTTTACCAAATAATTACTTAGAACTCCTTAAAAAGGCTGTCAGCGAAAGGAATTTGGATGCATTTGGTGGCCCAGATGCTTCAAATTCTGATTTTAGTATACTTCAGAAAGCAATGGATTTTGCAATGACCTCTTTTTGGACTACTGGAGGAATCAGAGGAAAATTAAAAGATCCCTCAAAATACCAAGCAAGAGGGTTTAATATGGGCGTGTCTAGAAAAGTGTTTCAAATCATTGGTGGTTTCTTAGATCCCAATCAAGGAGAGGATATTGAGTATAGTATCCGAATCAAAAAGGCAGGATTTAAGCTAGAGCTAGTGGAAGAGGCCTTTGTATATCATAAGAGGAAAAACACCTTGTCTTCATTTACCAAGCAAGGATTTTCCTTCGGAAGGAACCGGGTAAATGTCTCCAGGTTTCATTCTGATGCTATTAAAGCAGTTCACTTCTTACCCACCATGTTTCTGTTGTTCTGTATTTCTTGTATTGCTACTTACTTTTTATTTAGCCCAATTTTTTATCTACAGATGCTGATATTATTGTTTTGGGCCGCTGCAATAATAATTCAGTCGAGCCTTAGATATAAGTCTATAATCGTTGGAGGATTAAGTTTGGTTACTTCGGTGATGCAACTATGCTCCTATGGGAGTGGCTTGGTTTATGAATTGTTTAGGAAGCAGGTTTACGGTTGA
- a CDS encoding class I SAM-dependent methyltransferase, producing the protein MKNIISFVIRYIPRPFLQRVSPIAMKFLALTNKGSDVTCPVCDHQYKKFLPYGRIARENALCPNCLSLERHRLMWLFLKEKTNFFTGKLKVLHIAPEHCFIKRFEALENLDYVTADLESPLAKVKMDVHEIPFEEDTFDVVFCNHVMEHVEDDLKACSEINRVLKANGWGIIQSPVYPLEHTLEDSSVTEPAERERIFGQRDHVRKYGNDYAERLRKSGIGMEENKFVKNLPADKIKKYALPPNEIIFVCSKG; encoded by the coding sequence ATGAAAAACATTATCAGTTTTGTCATCCGGTACATACCCAGACCATTTTTACAACGGGTCAGTCCGATTGCGATGAAGTTCCTGGCACTGACCAATAAAGGCTCGGATGTAACTTGCCCAGTATGCGATCACCAGTACAAAAAGTTCCTGCCTTACGGAAGAATTGCTAGGGAAAACGCACTTTGCCCAAACTGCCTTTCCTTGGAGAGACATCGTTTGATGTGGTTATTTCTAAAAGAAAAGACCAACTTTTTTACCGGCAAATTAAAGGTACTTCATATTGCTCCTGAGCATTGCTTCATAAAAAGATTCGAAGCATTAGAGAATTTAGATTATGTCACAGCTGACTTGGAATCACCACTAGCAAAAGTCAAAATGGACGTCCATGAAATACCTTTCGAGGAGGATACTTTTGATGTGGTTTTTTGCAACCATGTCATGGAACATGTAGAAGATGACTTGAAGGCATGTTCAGAAATCAATCGTGTTTTGAAAGCCAATGGATGGGGTATCATCCAATCTCCAGTTTATCCACTTGAACATACTTTAGAAGATTCCAGCGTGACCGAGCCGGCTGAAAGAGAGCGAATCTTTGGACAGCGCGATCATGTCAGAAAATATGGAAATGATTATGCCGAGCGATTAAGGAAATCTGGAATCGGCATGGAGGAAAATAAATTTGTGAAAAATCTCCCCGCAGATAAGATCAAGAAATACGCGCTACCACCTAATGAGATAATTTTTGTCTGTAGCAAAGGCTGA
- a CDS encoding TolC family protein → MKYFCFRSVLAVSILLLGSSVFTETCAQDSVSYTLQEMVQRAKDRSPASLRAKTARENRYWQYRQFKSNYNPQLRLTGTIPAYSQAFNNVTQPDGTIEFRPVKQNLVDLGLGLQQVISPTGGMVSINTSTSRFDNFLAGDNEIQTRWSGIPMNVSLDQPIFAYNPYKWDKKIMPLLFEESKREFVEESEQISMMVTELFFNYLIAQVNFEIATQNLKNTEQIFGIEQKRYDLGATFEDELLQVELQTLQAKQDLAKAKLDLESSSLAVNSFIGLNQAANILLIPPSEVPEFDVDVNEAIEYAFQNRSEALGFDRQLIEAEATVAEAKGQRMQMNLRASYGYNNAAFTLSDIYQNPNTQALVNLGISVPILDWGRNKSRMSIAKANQQFVEYTVEQETINFEQEIFTKVRNFLMIRERINVTRKSDEVAEKRYQIALNRYQTGNVTVTDLNIAQGQKDDNKRAYYNSLKEYWMAYFELRALTLYDFENDQLLYIPEEE, encoded by the coding sequence ATGAAATATTTTTGCTTTCGATCAGTTCTTGCTGTTTCAATTTTGCTTTTAGGGTCTTCTGTTTTTACTGAAACCTGTGCTCAAGATTCGGTTTCCTATACGCTTCAAGAGATGGTGCAGCGGGCTAAAGATCGCTCCCCAGCTTCATTAAGAGCCAAAACCGCCAGGGAAAATAGATATTGGCAGTACAGGCAGTTTAAGTCGAATTATAATCCTCAGCTACGTTTAACAGGTACTATTCCGGCCTATTCACAAGCCTTCAATAATGTAACTCAACCTGATGGTACTATTGAATTTAGACCGGTGAAGCAAAACTTGGTTGATTTGGGCTTAGGGCTTCAGCAAGTTATTTCTCCTACCGGTGGAATGGTGTCAATCAATACTTCAACAAGCCGGTTTGATAACTTTTTGGCTGGAGACAATGAAATCCAAACAAGGTGGTCTGGTATCCCTATGAACGTTAGTTTGGATCAGCCCATTTTTGCATACAATCCTTATAAATGGGATAAGAAAATTATGCCCTTATTATTTGAAGAAAGTAAGAGGGAGTTTGTAGAGGAATCGGAGCAAATTTCCATGATGGTGACGGAGTTATTTTTTAACTACCTGATCGCACAGGTTAATTTTGAAATTGCTACTCAAAACCTCAAAAATACAGAGCAAATCTTCGGTATTGAGCAAAAGAGGTACGATTTAGGAGCCACTTTTGAGGATGAGCTTTTGCAGGTAGAATTACAAACTTTACAAGCAAAGCAAGATTTGGCAAAAGCTAAATTGGACTTAGAGAGTTCTTCTTTGGCGGTCAACTCTTTTATCGGCCTAAATCAAGCAGCGAATATTTTGTTAATTCCACCTTCTGAAGTTCCCGAGTTTGATGTGGATGTTAATGAAGCGATCGAGTATGCTTTTCAAAATAGATCTGAAGCATTGGGTTTTGATCGGCAACTTATTGAAGCGGAAGCCACAGTGGCAGAGGCCAAGGGTCAAAGAATGCAAATGAATCTTAGGGCGAGTTATGGATATAATAATGCAGCATTTACGCTGTCTGATATCTATCAAAATCCAAATACCCAAGCGTTGGTGAATTTAGGAATCTCTGTCCCTATTCTGGATTGGGGAAGAAATAAATCAAGAATGTCAATAGCCAAGGCCAATCAACAGTTTGTGGAGTATACGGTAGAGCAGGAAACGATCAATTTTGAGCAAGAGATATTCACGAAAGTCAGAAACTTTTTAATGATACGTGAGCGAATCAATGTGACAAGAAAATCTGATGAGGTAGCGGAAAAGCGTTACCAGATTGCATTGAATAGGTATCAGACAGGGAATGTGACTGTCACTGACTTAAATATTGCACAAGGGCAAAAAGATGATAATAAAAGGGCTTATTACAACTCTTTAAAGGAGTATTGGATGGCTTATTTTGAATTAAGAGCCCTGACTTTATATGATTTTGAGAATGATCAACTTCTTTATATCCCTGAGGAGGAATAG
- a CDS encoding Arc family DNA-binding protein, with product MPKKKPFALRLDENMMKAVEKWASDEFRSTNGQLEWIIHEALKKAGRSPKKRPSGSDD from the coding sequence ATGCCTAAAAAGAAGCCATTTGCACTTCGACTAGATGAAAACATGATGAAGGCTGTAGAAAAATGGGCTTCTGACGAATTCCGCAGCACCAATGGTCAGCTGGAATGGATCATCCATGAAGCATTAAAAAAAGCCGGAAGGTCCCCTAAAAAGAGACCTTCCGGCTCAGACGATTAA